Proteins encoded in a region of the Saccharothrix ecbatanensis genome:
- a CDS encoding glycoside hydrolase family 3 protein, which produces MSRRTLSAALAAVLAAGLITGGVAASQESAQPVIGAPNTDHGCARIEDELPELADWPKVESRVKSNPADERRVADILAGMTLAEKVGQMTQPEIGAITPDEVREHGIGSVLNGGGSWPNRDKHAAPAAWLGLADAYWDASKTSRTQVPVLWGIDAVHGNNNVYGTTVFPHNIGLGAAHDPCLIRDVGKATARQIRATGQDWAFAPTLAVPLDDRWGRTYEGFSEDPRITRAYGYEAVVGLQGKGRDRVGVLATAKHFIGDGGTIGGKDQGVNPATEAEMINVHGQGYYGALAAGAQTVMVSFNSWTNEEQGINEGKLHGSKLAVNDILKDKMGFDGLVVSDWNGIGQVAGCTNASCPQAINAGIDVVMVPNEWKAFIANTVAQVEGGQIPMARIDDAVTRILRVKLRSGVLDGVKPSEREHAGSADALEARKLAREAVRKSQVLLKNDNRVLPLAPKSKVLVVGKSADSMQNQTGGWTLSWQGTGNTNADFPNGTTVLGGLREALGTDNVVFSETGDVDPAGFDAVVAVIGETPYAEGVGDIGKRSLEAAKLYPNDLAVLDKVSGKGAPVVTVYVSGRPLHVNKELNRSDAFVAAWLPGTEGGGVADLLVRGKHTKTGFTGKLSFSWPRSACQTPVNADGDPLFKPGYGLSNDQTGDVGQLDETAPEFGCSGGGGGGTATEDLEIHVRTDVAPYRSAIGSPENWGGTELGADGEASHSEINVVPADVNVQGDAMKTTWTGAGPGQVYAQNPAGGTDLRGYLNANAALVFDVIVHQAPTSRTVVSTHCQYPCFAEVNATGVFNGLPTGVKSTVKIPISCFAAGGLDLENVNTPFLVYTDAPFQASFANVRWVPKAAADPDAKTCAELS; this is translated from the coding sequence ATGTCCCGCAGAACCTTGAGCGCCGCGCTGGCCGCGGTGCTCGCCGCCGGCCTCATCACCGGAGGCGTCGCCGCCTCCCAGGAGTCCGCCCAGCCCGTCATCGGTGCGCCGAACACCGACCACGGCTGCGCCCGGATCGAGGACGAGCTGCCGGAACTGGCCGACTGGCCGAAGGTCGAGAGCCGGGTCAAGTCGAACCCGGCCGACGAGCGGCGGGTCGCGGACATCCTCGCCGGCATGACGTTGGCCGAGAAGGTCGGCCAGATGACCCAGCCGGAGATCGGCGCGATCACCCCGGACGAGGTGCGCGAGCACGGCATCGGCTCGGTGCTCAACGGCGGCGGCTCGTGGCCGAACCGGGACAAGCACGCCGCGCCCGCCGCGTGGCTGGGCCTGGCGGACGCCTATTGGGACGCGTCCAAGACCAGCCGCACGCAGGTGCCGGTGCTCTGGGGCATCGACGCCGTGCACGGCAACAACAACGTCTACGGCACGACGGTCTTCCCGCACAACATCGGCCTCGGCGCGGCGCACGACCCGTGCCTGATCCGGGACGTCGGCAAGGCGACCGCCCGGCAGATCCGCGCCACCGGCCAGGACTGGGCGTTCGCGCCGACGCTGGCCGTGCCGCTGGACGACCGGTGGGGCCGCACGTACGAGGGCTTCTCCGAGGACCCGCGGATCACCCGGGCCTACGGCTACGAGGCCGTCGTGGGTCTCCAGGGCAAGGGCCGCGACCGGGTGGGCGTGCTCGCCACCGCGAAGCACTTCATCGGTGACGGCGGCACGATCGGCGGCAAGGACCAGGGCGTCAACCCGGCCACCGAAGCCGAGATGATCAACGTGCACGGCCAGGGCTACTACGGGGCGCTGGCGGCCGGCGCGCAGACCGTGATGGTGTCGTTCAACAGCTGGACCAACGAGGAGCAGGGCATCAACGAGGGCAAGCTGCACGGCAGCAAGCTCGCGGTGAACGACATCCTCAAGGACAAGATGGGCTTCGACGGCCTGGTGGTGTCGGACTGGAACGGCATCGGCCAGGTCGCCGGCTGCACCAACGCGAGCTGCCCGCAGGCGATCAACGCGGGCATCGACGTCGTGATGGTGCCGAACGAGTGGAAGGCGTTCATCGCCAACACGGTCGCGCAGGTCGAGGGCGGCCAGATCCCGATGGCGCGGATCGACGACGCGGTGACCCGCATCCTGCGCGTGAAGCTCCGCTCGGGTGTGCTGGACGGCGTGAAGCCGTCGGAGCGCGAGCACGCCGGTTCGGCCGACGCGTTGGAGGCGCGCAAGCTGGCCCGCGAGGCGGTGCGCAAGTCGCAGGTGCTCCTCAAGAACGACAACCGGGTGCTGCCGCTCGCGCCGAAGTCGAAGGTCCTGGTCGTCGGCAAGAGCGCGGACAGCATGCAGAACCAGACCGGCGGCTGGACGCTGAGCTGGCAGGGCACCGGCAACACCAACGCCGACTTCCCCAACGGCACCACCGTCCTCGGCGGTCTGCGTGAAGCGCTGGGCACGGACAACGTGGTGTTCAGCGAGACCGGTGACGTCGACCCGGCCGGGTTCGACGCGGTCGTCGCGGTGATCGGCGAGACCCCGTACGCGGAGGGCGTCGGCGACATCGGCAAGCGCTCGCTGGAGGCCGCGAAGCTGTACCCGAACGACCTCGCCGTGCTGGACAAGGTCAGCGGCAAGGGCGCGCCGGTCGTCACGGTGTACGTGTCCGGGCGTCCGCTGCACGTCAACAAGGAGCTGAACCGCTCGGACGCGTTCGTGGCGGCGTGGTTGCCCGGCACCGAGGGCGGCGGCGTGGCGGACCTGCTGGTGCGGGGCAAGCACACCAAGACCGGCTTCACCGGCAAGCTGTCGTTCTCGTGGCCGCGCAGCGCCTGCCAGACCCCGGTGAACGCGGACGGCGACCCGCTGTTCAAGCCGGGCTACGGCCTGAGCAACGACCAGACCGGCGACGTCGGTCAGCTGGACGAGACGGCGCCGGAGTTCGGCTGCTCCGGCGGCGGTGGCGGCGGCACGGCGACCGAGGACCTGGAGATCCACGTGCGGACGGACGTCGCGCCGTACCGCAGCGCCATCGGCTCACCGGAGAACTGGGGCGGCACCGAGCTGGGCGCCGACGGCGAGGCCTCGCACAGCGAGATCAACGTCGTGCCGGCGGACGTGAACGTGCAGGGTGACGCGATGAAGACGACGTGGACCGGCGCCGGTCCGGGTCAGGTCTACGCGCAGAACCCGGCCGGTGGCACCGACCTGCGCGGCTACCTCAACGCCAACGCGGCGCTGGTGTTCGACGTGATCGTGCACCAGGCCCCGACCTCTCGGACCGTGGTGAGCACGCACTGCCAGTACCCGTGCTTCGCCGAGGTCAACGCGACCGGGGTGTTCAACGGGCTGCCGACGGGCGTGAAGTCGACGGTGAAGATCCCGATCTCGTGCTTCGCGGCGGGCGGGTTGGACCTGGAGAACGTCAACACGCCGTTCCTGGTGTACACGGACGCTCCGTTCCAGGCTTCGTTCGCGAACGTGCGGTGGGTGCCGAAGGCGGCGGCCGATCCGGACGCCAAGACGTGCGCCGAGTTGAGCTGA